A window of the Henckelia pumila isolate YLH828 chromosome 3, ASM3356847v2, whole genome shotgun sequence genome harbors these coding sequences:
- the LOC140891459 gene encoding probable beta-1,3-galactosyltransferase 14 — MPSSQKLFHARPSSYSRRSTALIICSLIGISCFVFGFLAIWRRGLGYECEFRKPLSVYVKWDKHSSGSTNNGGVPEEGQKRHKVMGFVGIQTGFGSAGRRRALRQTWFPSDHQSLKRLEESTGLAFRFIIGRTSDKLKMAELQKEIAEYDDFLLLDTEEEYSKLPYKTLAFFKAAYALYDSEFYVKADDDIYLRPDRLSLLLAKERPHSQTYLGCMKKGPVFTDPKLKWYEPLSRLLGTEYFLHAYGPIYALSADVVSSLVALRNNSFRMFSNEDVTIGSWMLAMNVHHEDNKKLCQAECTPSSIAVWDIPKCSGLCEPEKKMLELHRKDICSKSSTIPSDEDEYVS, encoded by the exons ATGCCATCCTCGCAAAAATTGTTCCATGCACGCCCGTCTTCTTACAGCCGCAGATCGACGGCTCTGATCATCTGTTCGCTAATCGGGATTTCGTGTTTTGTTTTCGGGTTTCTCGCGATCTGGCGGCGGGGTCTGGGGTATGAATGTGAATTTCGTAAGCCTCTATCAGTGTACGTGAAATGGGATAAGCATTCCAGTGGTAGTACAAATAATGGTGGCGTTCCGGAAGAAGGCCAAAAGCGTCATAAAGTGATGGGATTTGTTGGTATTCAAACCGGATTTGGATCTGCAGGCCGGCGCCGGGCCTTGCGCCAGACTTGGTTTCCGTCCGATCATCAGTCGCTCAAGCG GTTGGAAGAAAGTACTGGTTTGGCATTTAGATTCATAATTGGTAGAACCAGTGATAAATTAAAGATGGCAGAGCTTCAGAAAGAAATAGCAGAATACGATGATTTCCTGCTTCTAGATACTGAAGAGGAGTATAGTAAGCTCCCGTACAAAAC TTTAGCTTTCTTCAAAGCTGCCTATGCTCTTTATGATTCTGAGTTCTACGTCAAAGCTGATGATGACATATATTTACGACCAG ATCGGCTTTCCTTGCTCTTGGCTAAAGAGCGTCCCCATTCGCAAACTTACCTTGGATGCATGAAGAAAGGTCCAGTGTTCACCGATCCAAAATTAAAATG GTATGAACCTCTGTCACGTTTGCTCGGGACAGAGTATTTTCTTCATGCTTATGGTCCAATTTACGCCCTTTCTGCAGATGTGGTCTCAAGCTTGGTTGCCTTGAGAAATAACAG TTTCCGGATGTTTAGCAACGAGGATGTTACCATCGGTTCATGGATGCTTGCCATGAATGTCCATCACGAGGATAATAAGAAGCTATGCCAAGCGGAGTGTACACCCTCTTCTATTGCTGTGTGGGATATTCCAAAGTGTTCGG GACTCTGTGAACCTGAGAAGAAGATGTTAGAACTGCACCGTAAAGATATTTGCTCGAAAAGCTCAACTATACCATCTGATGAAGATGAGTACGTCTCTTAA